agtatagggtatatattaggctgtaaaaccataaacccttttataaacttaaaattttaaattatataatttagttttaagggtttaggttattaatttttaacgacggtggttgagtcgtggaatataaATGTTACGTCGTGCCGTAAAATATCAGACATGGTTTCTTctttaaacgacgttattttaatatgtaagtcgtctattataaattacaacgccttcaatttcttaaccccgacgtggtttgttgttttgataagtatattttattatttttatatcaaaatattcaaaataaatttaaaataaatcagaaaaatgcaaagtcaactcctatgaaaccattgatatattttattccccctaaaccttgaaaaaattcattttgaataacaaaagtttaaaaaagtccttccaaaacaaaattcttttgatgagtcataaaatcacttcgagttttatggtttagggtttagagtctagggtttagagattagggtttttatttattggggtttatttttaaagtataatttttgggtagtctagggtatatattaggttgtaaaaccataaacccttttataaacttaattttttaaattgtataatttagttttaaggatttagggtattaatttttaacgacggtggttgggtcgtggaatacatattttacgtcgtgcagtaaaatatacaacatggtttcatatttaaacgacgtcattttaatttcttaaccccgacgtggtttttcagtcgtcgttatataaaaatattcaaaataaatttaaaattaatccgaaaaatgaagcttcaaaatgaacggccttacgttcttaatccgaaaaatgaagtttccgtcgtggaatattaaatttacgtcggtccttgtagaactttcgccttggtttttctttcgacgtttAAAAACGCGCGCGCTAtaaaaattttcgcgcgacctaaattttttagatttggctcttattcttatacttcgaaccctgaaacctaaaattttcagatttcacgcaacataacatttcgctctctcacttctgctctaattaaaagttgcactctccaggctccgtcgaatctgtgagctcgtccaacctgtaagtacaaaccctatcttccccttgtaaattcattgaatgatattaggttgttttgttaaagggttttaggtatatgctttgcgatctgttaataatgtgcttataggtatgggttcatggattttctttttaaattgtataaggattacattatctgttatgttgaattgggaatggatttaattttgtcggctcttttaatcaccctatgttatgttgaattgggaatggatttattgttttcatgcttactttcatgtatatgttggtttcttgcttggtttcatatatatgttgtgttcttaatgggttttgtgttcttgaaaataaactgagacacgacgaatttttaggcatacgacgacgattacacgacggtttttttaaactaccgtcgttgtattacttatacacgatGGTTTtttataaaccgtcgtttgtattacttataatagacgacgtctgttgaaaatccatcgtctatatatgccaaatacgtctgcttttgtttaaaacccgtcgtccctattgtgtattacttgctattagatctttgtataatctgctatagtgatggtcattacctgtattttcactttattatagataataggttatagtgtcggagatggataagtcatggatgcactcggatagaagatcgaaggcatatgaatttggggtggaagcatttttgaactttgctgtagaaaatcttctaactacaacacatatccgttgtccatgtgttaaatgtgttaatttgaagttgtttggggttggaattataagggatcacgtatactttaatggaattgaccaaagctataagaattggacatttcacggagaaccttgggaagcaactactaatgctagtagaaatgttgaagaagatgatggccatagtaggtacagttttgtgtctgaagaaattgatatggatgataatgattttggtgattttggtgattttggtgattttggttccgatccgtatgagtttgccaatgtgattggggatggagatcaaccagtgtaccctggttgtagaaagtacacgaagttatcggcattagtgaagttgtataatttgaaggcaaacatgggatgagtgctgtctgttttacagaattattgatacttcaaggcgatttgcttccagaaggaaatacaataccaacctctatgtatgaggctaaaaagactttgtgtgcattggggctgagttatgagtacgtatgagttttattctttaagtttccattttaaattatttcttatgtttatcttatatatttgggaccgtaatgcttgaatttttcgtgtcatgtaggcaacatatgatccacatcaagactgcttatccaaaatttagaaagagaacaaagtggctgcaggataagcacaatagcactttcattcaatggctacgcttcaaggtatatgttgttgaataacatatttctcttttaattttcttcttatttctatgttagattgaattaagatatgattaatttgcaggttcaaagtgaacttgaggaagacaatcatggcgtatcagaaaatttaaggtagctagcagctggtccaaacatggcagtgccattatataggagctatcttattaaaggtattaaattcaatatcaaggcacaagatgatgtgcggacaactcaaaatagtggagtttatttacttgcacataccatgcaaattgctagtgccaaggataaaaacccaattctctcaaatatgggtttctatggggtcattcaagaaatttgggaccttgactaccaaaagtttacaatcccagtctttaggtgtgattggatagatagttctggtcttgtagtcgacgaacttggatttacccttgtagatttgagtaaaattggacataggaatgaacCTTAAGGGTTTGATCATTTTATTGCCCGGAAAGTGTTTGGGGCAgcgactggtatttttgggtaggtggtactgagacgaattcgtagacacgtggtaggcttgaatcggagttgtaacgaagaaattacgatcaaaacatcgataatggcaaaaccgtaaatatttcgaagtttgGGTTAAAATATCtgacttttctctctctctctctctctctctctctctctctctctcccgcggcTGAACCCCCCCTCCCCGTTTTGATTTTTCGCCAGATTTCAGACGGCGAGAACTTCGCCGTCCGACCTCCGTTTGAGGCGCCGTTTCTTGCAAAAGCTtcatctcttcctcctctaccCAGCCCACCCCTTTTCTCCGATCGAAAACCCGGCAAACGGCGGTGGCGACGACGTGAAAATCGGCTGAAACTGCCGACGTCGCCGGCGACGTTTCCGGCCATCTCGAGCTGCGCCGTCGCTTGGAACAGGTAGCTCTCCTTCCCTTCTAGCTGTTTCCTAGGTGGTGCGATGACGATGTCGACGGTGGTTGCCGGATCGAAGCCGTGAAGTTCCGGGTTAAACCGTGAGTTTCCGACgtcgattccggccacttgcCGTCCGAATTGGACCTTGGTGTAGTTGAATAACGTGTTCCACTCGTCGAGTAGAATCTGTAGCcggaagggtgagctcgggtgtggagtttttccgttcCCGGAATttctctacacacccacgcgctgccggcgcgtgtggcggcgcgtgggcgaggctGGTGAGGCTGCAAATtaacccgatgagatccttaggttgtcacgagcgcataggatttcgcggatctcaattcggatgtcgtttgactatcgaacggattttcgcatattgtgcgttatccgggttcgataggttccgaCCGTTAGATCCTTCccgaattaaaatatgttgttctaggtattcctaggatcgtataggacttcgcggattgtgaatcggaaccccggatgttccgattcaataacttaaagtttgtgttttatattaaccgtccgatcgtgcgatcgtaaGCGATCtaaccgtccgtttcggaccaaacttgcgaGACGGGTATCTTAGACCTTGTGGAACctttaggaactttcggattgtAAAATGGAGGTCGTGGGTCCCGTGGGTCCCGTGGGCCCGGTTGACCCGAATTGGGAAGTTTGACCGTCGGTTGACCGAGTGTCTCCCGAAGCTGTTCCATCGTCCAAATTGGGTAGTTGGACCTTAGAACGTTGCGTTCCTAGTACACTTACTAGAAACCTGGGAAATTAGgatatttaattcaaagtaCTCGTTCGAAACGCTTCGTATTAATCTCGTATACGTATTCTGAATTAGGTACTCCGACCACGCATACGcagcaggcgggaccctctcagggtcaagcagcgtgggactacttgtgagtggactttgttttcaaatcttatgcatggttttattaatgaaagatttatgcataatgttttaacgatttattgaatatattatattcatgggttgaatttgatgtcTATATAGCGCTTTGGCATAGTTGGGTATTGaaagtatattttatatggattttgggaaatttaTGCATGACgttttaaatggtatttttggatatattatttattcaattgttgaaagggatatttttatgaagcattgaaaatatatttttgggttttaacaTATTggagtatcttgagtatgaATATATGGATTTGAggatttctatatatatttggttatGTGCgaggtacttgggttgttgagatgagattgtggaaagtggtgagtatagaatgtcagtttggtgtgctataagcactaccctatgtacctcccctgatttggaacttggatacggatacttgagatacttggaaGAATCGGAACCCGGGGCATCCTTGACGGGATGTtgctgtagacccttgattgggtagtctgcgcgcgtaggactgaTCACAGACGTACGGGTTTTGAGGTTATCGACGGTAcgtgctggctgagagttggtcccccagttggacggctcgttccctagtcACATGGTGGATTGAGGACTCATCATGGGGACTCTGCCAGggtgactagtcaaacaatcccccggttggattgtttccccggtacaactaggtgatggtcatatttatattatatatatctcttatattatatatttatatNNNNNNNNNNNNNNNNNNNNNNNNNNNNNNNNNNNNNNNNNNNNNNNNNNNNNNNNNNNNNNNNNNNNNNNNNNNNNNNNNNNNNNNNNNNNNNNNNNNNGAGTTGCGGATATCGCCTTGGCCTTGCTCCGGGTGACGCCCCCAACAGAATCTCCGCTTGAGAAGGAGGCGCTCACGCTTTTGCCTCTCGTCGCGGGAACGGATTGAATCTTCTTGGAAGCCATCGGTTTTGGtgtgttgattgattttggaactggagaaagagatgagaggcagagatggtcccactgggcgtgccaaatttgtaaacacgaatttcctgcgacaaatgagacaagaacacgtgtacaaaataatatttgtatttatgaaatttagggttacaatctctgtattaaatcctctgattcgatctccaaagtgtttaaagaaaatttgtgtttgatacaagggtcgtagagacttgatcttgatcaaacgggtagcatgaagcttgtttggtgtttgggatttttctatggtgaaggaaccggcacgtatttgttgtgcttggtggctcttccaaagtagggtgaagaatgcagagagttttctgtttcttctgagtgctaggttttttttctgatcatttctttcgtcttgaggcctcctatttataagctcttgtaggatgcttgacctaaataactttccctatttaaaaccttgttttgtgggattttgatttcatttaaGTCAATTtccataatctggcaatttaaccagattatcttcaattgattgacctgattaatatttgatttaaatcaaagtcaatcacagaagattttttcctttaattttgtcttcatcttgaaccgtttgatgcactccgtcggatgtcgccatttgtcatttttgacaactaaaccgattttgatgagtcacacgccacatgggcgaattacggggcccacgatttaatccactgaaccctaattattttcttgtcaatggaatttattacaccaaaatttctttgtctacacaCTGATGGCTGGTTATGTACACATAAAGCTAAGAGACTTCAAATTTACTTGAGTGATGTAAAGGTTTCCACGATGGTTCAAGCCGCAGCAGATGCAATTTCTCAAGAAATGGTTCTAGAACTTCTGCCTTCTCTTCTGAGGCAAAAGCCATGCAAATGCTAGTCCCTGGCCTTCACCATTAACAACAGGATCAGCCAAATAAATTTAGATATAATTTTGGGGAAAAGGTACCAACATTACACATTACACACCTGTTGTAGTATAACATCATGTCATGGTCTCTCCTCGAAGCCCAATTATGTGGTTGCAAAATCAGCAATCTTTCCGAAGCCATGATGGTCAGCCTGTAAAGGAGTCTGGCTTCAATACGTTCAAAATGGAAGAAACTAATTGAGAGATAATACATACTGGAAATACTTGGCACAACTAAGCAAACACTTGGCACTTAGTTTAGCTATCAAGCACTTCAGAAGTCAGAGTAATATTCAACACCTGATAATTACAATGTTTGGAAATGCAGACTGCGGTCGTTGTATCAAGTACTTCTCTTGTAAAATGAGAACAGAATTACATAGCTCTGCCCCTCGTTTAAACTCCGTAAACTACAGAAAACATACAATAAGTCCATCTTAAATTGCAGTCTTGGTGTCTTGGTGTCTGAGTCATTTCTTAATCCGCAGACATCCTTAGTAGACATTACACCCAACACCAGAAATAACCTCTGCCAAAATATTAACATACATGGGATACTTTAGAAGCTTCTCTAATTTCATAAAAGCCCTTCTGAAACTTATTATATCCAGGAAATGTCAAACAAATTAGAATGAACCGAACGCCAAAGAAACCTTAGCTTATCCTTCTACGGTATGAACATACGAAATGAGACACGAGCTGCTATATTAACCCTACAGGCAGAAACACAACTTATGCAGATTAAAAccgaaaaacataaaaaggcAGACCTAATTACCAAATGTTAGAAGCTTAGAACTACATGTAGTGTGCATAGAATTTGTACACCAACTGTTGGTGTTGTACTGCTTTATGAATTTTTGATGCATTAGTATATTAAGTAAAAGATATTACAAAATAATTGCAATAATAATACACCTCCAGATTACTCGTTTGGGGCCAGATCAAAATTTCTTCCCCAACTCGAGATCCCACAAAATTCAGACTCTGTATATAATGCTAAGCAGAATTGCTGTCAACATGGAAACATATTTTCAGTCAGCATGCCACCTCAAAATATGCACAGAATTATATCAGAGCaaaaaattcttccaaaatccCCTAAATTGATGACCAGAAAGAAATGTGCCTTTAACTAGTGATTAAATATGTAGAAAGGAAGCAAGAGTCGAACTTCACCAATTCCACATCCAGAACTTAGAACCAAGTGCAAGCATGAGTACTTTGCATCCCCAACAACAGGTGACCTCCTGAAGCCTCTTAACTCAAAAAGAACAACATTCACTGCCTCCAAAACTTGAGCCAAACGGCAACTTATGTTTCTTGAAATTAGCTCCGGTTAGACTTCTTTGGCAATAGCATCCAGTTCAGTCTGCCACTCACGTATGCTTCTTCCAGTCAGTGGTATCCCCTCCGGAGTATTCCACTCTTGGGCACCAGATGGGCCAAAAACACCTTTCTTTCGTTAAGAATTGAGAAAGCATCCATCTCTCGATCAAAAGCCAAAAATGATTCATCTTCAGCTGCTATGTAGAAAAAAGACTACATCATGAAGTAGCATTGAACAAAATAGAATCTCCAAGAATTTAACAGAGGTTAAGAGCAATTTGGTGTGTCTGGTACGGAGGATTAAGCCATTTGAAGGAAGATAAGAGTgtcttatttatacaaaatatttatttaaaaaaagcctTTTATAAAACTTAGTATTGCAATGATAAAAAaccatagtatagccgcacgcccatactctttttattttttaaaaacacccACGAGtacagccgggcggctatactatttttataataaaaacgtagtatagccgcccggctgtactatttatgATAAAAGGACCAACCTCTGGTGCCCTGCGCCTTATTTGCCATGTGTCAAAaaacgtatagccgtgcggctataatattttttaaaaataaataaccatAGTATAGTCGCACGGCATaccctttttatattaaaaaaattcccgcgtatAGCCACAAGTATAACCGCGCGGCTATATAAGTtaagtatattatatttaagAAGGTGATTTTCCTGCTCCTATTTTTAACACACtactttttaatcaatcttattctttctttcttttttccctttcataTTCTACCCTCCTATATTAGGGTTTGATAACTAAAAATGATgaaaagttaaataaaacaaaaaacaaaaaaaaaccaacccCGCCCATTAATCCCGACACCATTCCCATCCCAAGCAATCACCAACCCCACCCCCACCCCAAAACCCAGCTGCACCTGCCAACCTCCCCCATCCCCATCCATCtaactcctctctctctctctctctccttccaaAACTTTGTTAGCGAGATCCTAGTGTAATTATGAGATTTACTTCCTAATATATTATGattctatttatttccttttgtataGATATTATGTAATTAGGACTTTATCTTAGTTTCCTAGTATAAGCCTACTAGGATTTGTActcttgtattataaatacctcattttggagaatgaaatataatctgaaaatattctacccactttgtttgacatggtATCAAAGCAAACTTTTCTAGTGACCTGTGTGTTGTGCCCACCCGTATTCTAGCCCCATATTTTTTCTCTACCTGTGCCGTGTGTGCTCCCCTCTGGGTTTGTGAGTTGTGTTGTCGTGTTCGTGTCATTCCTGTCTTCGTGCATCTGCCGTATTTGCACCTTTGCTGTGTTCCGCTGTGCACTTTGCTGTGTTCATACCTCTACTATGTTCGTGCCTGTCTTCGTATATCTACTGTATTTGTGCCTCTATTTTGTTCCATTGTACACTCTGTCGTAATCTGTTGAATTTCTGCTGCAATCATGGGTGATAACTCCTTTGTTGGTActgttgctgctgcttctgGAAATTTATGTGGTTCAGCCTATATTCCAGGTACTGGCTCCAATACTTGGATAATTGATACTGGTGCTTCTGATCATATGACTTATGATGCTACTTTTTTTGATGAGTTGTCTAGAGTTGTCTAGTAACACTCGTGACCCATACATAACTAGTGCTAATGGCTTGCCCTCTCCAATTACTGGCAAGGGCAcaatctctctcactcctACTTTGTCCTTGTCTCGTGCGTTACTCGTTCCCAATATCCATTGTAACTTGTTGTCTGTTGGCCGATTACTTGATACACTTAATGCTTCTGCTACCTTTTATCCTACACATTGCTCTTTTCAGGATCTCAAGACTTGCGAGACGATTGGGCATGGTAAACGAATAGGggggttatattatttgacattgcCTTCTGCACCAGTTCGTGATCGTGTCGTTCATACTGTTCAAAGTTGCAGTATCAAggacaaacaacaaatttggttatggcatcgTCGCTTGGGACACCTGTCGTTCGGCTACCTTAAGCGTCTGTTTTCATCTTTATTCCGCTCTTGTGATGAGTCTAGTTTTAAGTGTGAGacatgtattttggccaagagccATCACACTGTGTTTCCTTTGAGTGATAGTAAAGCTACAAAACCTTTTGATTTAGTACATTCAGATGTATAGGGACCTGCTCGTGTGACTTCTAATGGTTTCCGTTGGTTTGTTACTTTTATTGATGACTGCACTCGTCTAACATGGGTGTATTTGATGAAGAATAAACATGATGCTGCTTCTATTCTTCCTGAATTTTGTGTCATGGTGTCTACTCAGTTTCATGATCGAGTCAAAGTGTTTCGGATTGATAACGGAGGTGAATATGTGAATAATCCCTTGAcccatttttttcataatcaATGCATTTTCCACCAAACTACTACTTCATTCACTCCTCAACAGAATGGTGTGTCTGAACGCAAGAATTGTCACTTACTTGAAGTTGCTCGCTCCATTATATTGGACATGTCTGTTCCCCATCATCTTTGGGGTCATGGTATTTTGGCCGCAACCCATCTGATTAACCGTACTCCTAGTCGGGTTCTTGATTTCAAGACACCGCTCGATGTATTGTGTGCCCATACTTCTCCGGTCTTTGTCTCTAAGTTGCCTCCGAAAGTGTTTGGGTGTGTTGCCTATGTTCATATCTACTCTCCCCAACAAAGTAAACTGGATCCATGCGCTCTCCGCTATGTCTTCATTGGTTATTCTACTACTCAAAAGGGTTATAAATGATATCATCTTCCTACTCAAAAGGTGCATGTTACTTCGGATATGACTTTTCATGAAGAGGTACCCTCCTCTCCAATTCAGGGGGAGAAGGGGAGTAAATTGGAGAGTATCGGATTACAGGATCTTGAACTTAGAGATGTAGGTGATGATGATACAAATGATGATCTCAAAGAGAAAACGACCGGTCGCCTAGTATATAGCAACCGGTCGCCCAGATGGGCACGACCGGTCTCCCAGATGGGCACGACCGGTCGCATGACCCGATGCCTGACGATAATACACTCTGCTTGGAAACGACCGGTCACCCAGAAGATAGCGACCGATCGCGTGACACTGATCTGGATACACTCTGGCTGGAAACGACCAGTCGCATGGGTCAACTGATGTTATTCCGTGTGTTTCCTGCGAAGACGAGTTTGATACAATACCCCCTCTGACCTGCCATTGCCCCGGTCCAATCGTGATACTAAGTCAAGTGAGTTAATTTCTGATGATATGTCTGTGTCTACTTATCAATTACCCCCATGAACTACTCGTGGGAAACCCAAAGTACAATATTCTCCTGATATACAtgccaaatcaaaatattccATTAGCCATTATGTCACAACTCATCGTTTATCTAAGTCATATGCatcatatttgtgtcaattatctaCTGTATGTGTGCCAACTAAACTGCAGGATGCTCTATCTAACTCCAAATGGACAGATGCCATGAATGTGAAAATGGGTGCCTTAAACAAGAATAAGATGTGGGATCTAGTTCCTTTGCCACAATGGAAGAAAGTAATTGGAtgcagatgggtgtttactttgaagcatAAGACTGATGGTTCCATTGATCGTTACAAGGCTAGGTTGGTAGCCAAAAGGTATACTCAGACATATGGAGTGGATTATCTGGAGACATTTGCTCTAGTGGCAAAGCTCAATGTTGTGCATGTGCTTTTATCCCTTGCTGCTAACCACAATTAGCCCTTATTGcagtttgatgtcaaaaatgcaTTTCTACATGGTGACATC
The window above is part of the Prunus dulcis chromosome 1, ALMONDv2, whole genome shotgun sequence genome. Proteins encoded here:
- the LOC117617833 gene encoding LOW QUALITY PROTEIN: uncharacterized protein LOC117617833 (The sequence of the model RefSeq protein was modified relative to this genomic sequence to represent the inferred CDS: inserted 1 base in 1 codon; substituted 1 base at 1 genomic stop codon); the encoded protein is MDGDGGGWQSFFYIAAEDESFLAFDREMDAFSILNERKXVFGPSGAQEWNTPEGIPLTGRSIREWQTELDAIAKEVXPELISRNISCRLAQVLEAVNVVLFELRGFRRSPVVGDAKYSCLHLVLSSGCGIGEVRLLLPFYIFNHYLRSLNEGQSYVILFSFYKRMPSVCLVVPSISSMYYLSISFFHFERIEARLLYRLTIMASERLLILQPHNWASRRDHDMMLYYNRPGTSICMAFASEEKAEVLEPFLEKLHLLRLEPSWKPLHHSSKFEVS